One Papaver somniferum cultivar HN1 chromosome 10, ASM357369v1, whole genome shotgun sequence genomic window carries:
- the LOC113317537 gene encoding L10-interacting MYB domain-containing protein-like, protein MLQPLKEWMVMINEFSLFPNCDLSVKHQIIIKTTVSNSLLVGISSNTFRCQTGIRMDDFIASNGERPRTTWTPSMNRYFLDLVLEQVRRGNMTDQALRKQVWAHMTALFNEKFGFQYDKDILKNRFKSLRRKYNEITTLLNNGFQWDRTMQMVVADDNMWDTYVKAHPDARSYRTKITPFYDDLCMIYGGSPIDEKVTNMGHDEDMEDDSSSEMSRETPAIEEDPAYDIENSSHADEEGLLQRSKEGTEIAFCEVENMGHSSETSNQQNEKVLSVQGGFATEGSSSVVLTGDAYRSRVSWTPPMDRYFIDLMKDHVYQGNKIGRTFSKEAWMHMIALFSDKFGAQYDKDVLYNRFKTLRKQYVCIRSLLAHGGFEWDTTLQMVKADVHVWDDYVKAHPDVRQYRVRPVPHYKDLCTIYGDTNISIRNSNLGGDPVVNVQEVSSYLNGDILNQHNKRLLKSPTGSGYFKKLKNTDQSMIDAILEMASAITSLAEKTKETSDSVSIETWMAALRALPDIDEELFLDACDFLEVDANRAKTFVVLDASLRKKWLERKLRSS, encoded by the exons ATGTTGCAGCCGTTGAAAGAGTGGATGGTGATGATTAATGAATTTTCATTGTTCCCAAACTGTGATCTATCAGTAAAGCACCAAATTATCATCAAAACAACAGTATCCAACTCTCTACTTGTTGGAATTTCGTCGAACACATTTAGGTGTCAAACAG GTATAAGAATGGATGATTTTATTGCAAGCAATGGTGAGCGTCCAAGGACTACATGGACACCATCAATGAATCGTTATTTCCTTGATTTAGTATTAGAACAAGTTCGAAGAGGGAACATGACTGATCAGGCACTTCGAAAACAAGTATGGGCACACATGACAGCATTATTCAATGAGAAATTCGGGTTTCAATATGACAAAGATATACTAAAGAATCGTTTCAAGAGTTTGCGAAGGAAATATAATGAGATTACTACTCTTCTCAACAATGGTTTTCAATGGGACCGAACGATGCAGATGGTGGTTGCTGATGATAATATGTGGGATACTTATGTCAAG GCACACCCGGATGCAAGGTCTTATAGAACTAAAATCACACCGTTCTATGATGATTTGTGTATGATATATGGTGGTTCACCTATTGATGAGAAAGTTACTAACATGGGTcatgatgaagatatggaggatGATTCTTCGAGTGAAATGTCCAGGGAAACACCTGCAATTGAAGAAGATCCAGCTTATGATATTGAGAACTCCTCACATGCTGATGAGGAAGGTCTTTTGCAGAGAAGCAAAGAAGGTACTGAAATAGCTTTTTGTGAGGTAGAGAACATGGGTCATTCTTCAGAAACATCGAACCAGCAGAACGAGAAAGTGTTATCTGTCCAAGGGGGTTTTGCCACAGAAGGATCGTCAAGTGTAGTGCTGACTGGTGATGCATATCGTTCTAGGGTCAGTTGGACACCCCCAATGGACCGTTACTTTATTGATCTTATGAAGGATCATGTCTATCAAGGGAATAAAATTGGGCGTACTTTCTCGAAAGAGGCATGGATGCACATGATTGCATTGTTTAGCGACAAATTTGGAGCTCAGTATGACAAGGATGTATTGTACAATCGTTTCAAAACCCTGAGGAAACAGTATGTTTGTATTAGGAGCCTTCTTGCCCATGGTGGGTTTGAGTGGGATACAACACTGCAAATGGTCAAAGCTGATGTTCATGTCTGGGATGATTACGTCAAG GCACACCCAGACGTCAGGCAATACCGAGTCAGGCCTGTGCCGCATTACAAAGATTTGTGTACAATATATGGTGATACAAATATTAGTATAAGAAATAGCAATCTTGGCGGAGATCCAGTAGTCAATGTTCAGGAAGTCTCCTCATATTTGAATGGTGATATACTTAATCAGCACAACAAACGTCTACTTAAGTCGCCAACAGGTTCTGGATACTTTAAGAAACTGAAGAACACAGACCAGAGCATGATTGATGCAATTCTTGAGATGGCGAGTGCAATCACTTCGTTAGCAGAGAAGACCAAAGAAACAAGTGACTCCGTCTCAATAGAAACTTGGATGGCTGCACTTCGTGCTTTGCCAGACATAGATGAAGAACTGTTTTTAGACGCTTGTGACTTTTTAGAGGTAGATGCAAATAGAGCGAAAACCTTTGTTGTTTTAGATGCAAGTCTACGAAAGAAGTGGTTGGAAAGGAAACTTCGCTCTTCGTAG